A genomic region of Leptospira mtsangambouensis contains the following coding sequences:
- a CDS encoding motility associated factor glycosyltransferase family protein: MSQIIDPISSEIFERKPYLQNYFRNFSSENLWELGSAKKPGEYYVSLNGEPLSSSFSPLTQAIRLLDSYSLRPTDIVILFGLGNPHLIQKISETLTPGQILILIGDDETLIPVIWEKILIPVLQVPGRHLFSGEAFFPLFFNYLESLPIERVSGLKVIRNPTDTNRNPVFRELEEKTQTVFSAKMSDLLTKFEFERLWIKNSIWNLVHVGKESPLRHPISSLKEKFKGLTAVLVSAGPSLRKNLPWLQSVRDKVFVLSCDTSLKVLIKAGIEADGVVTLDAQTNSFFHFMGESLTRIPLFADLVSSPTLLREPMFHSVVHSVTAKYQVDAEGSLVREVTAGGELAEQVFREVGDIQSGGSVATTAFDMLRFMGFTSVYFLGQDLAYSGREIHSTGTHHNEKWLTLLGRKNSLERINEVIIRKRETRFVPRAGGKGSVLTDYVLDLYRHWFVESASSVSEMQLFNVNEDGAEISGIQTLTPEKAKEKLTGTPNHNYPWRELSIWKLDSMEESGIEKTFANQFPSPKAKKENTKRQIEAPSVLHPQGSENLYRRIQKDLEFMEDGLKKFEETTPDQAFQESDLWIWMREESYLRRMVRKTEIYILRHKDLELGRKNQLMIQSIKKEIRYLKRSLYPMMDSFPEKG; the protein is encoded by the coding sequence ATGTCCCAAATTATCGATCCGATTTCCAGTGAAATTTTTGAAAGAAAGCCGTACTTGCAAAATTATTTCAGAAACTTCTCATCCGAGAACCTATGGGAATTAGGATCGGCGAAGAAACCAGGGGAATATTATGTCTCATTAAATGGGGAACCACTCTCTTCTTCCTTCTCCCCCCTAACACAAGCCATTCGACTTTTGGATTCATATTCCTTACGGCCAACCGATATTGTGATTTTGTTTGGACTCGGAAACCCTCACCTCATCCAAAAGATCAGTGAAACATTGACCCCAGGCCAAATCCTCATTCTCATCGGAGATGATGAAACACTAATCCCTGTTATTTGGGAAAAAATTTTAATCCCTGTTTTACAAGTCCCAGGTAGGCATCTGTTTTCAGGAGAAGCTTTTTTTCCCTTGTTTTTTAACTATTTGGAGTCCCTTCCCATTGAACGAGTGAGTGGATTAAAAGTCATTCGTAACCCAACAGACACCAATAGAAACCCAGTCTTTCGTGAATTAGAAGAAAAAACCCAAACAGTGTTTTCTGCAAAGATGAGTGACCTACTCACCAAGTTCGAATTTGAAAGGTTATGGATTAAAAACTCTATTTGGAATTTGGTTCATGTAGGAAAAGAATCACCTCTTCGTCATCCTATCTCATCATTAAAGGAAAAATTCAAAGGACTTACCGCCGTACTCGTGTCAGCTGGTCCTAGTCTACGAAAAAACCTCCCTTGGTTACAATCGGTAAGAGACAAAGTTTTTGTTTTATCCTGCGATACTTCCCTAAAAGTTCTCATCAAAGCGGGGATCGAAGCAGATGGGGTTGTCACACTGGATGCACAAACCAATTCATTTTTTCATTTTATGGGAGAGTCGCTGACAAGAATCCCTCTTTTTGCGGATCTTGTCAGTTCTCCTACACTTCTCAGGGAACCTATGTTTCATTCTGTTGTACATTCTGTGACTGCCAAATACCAAGTGGATGCAGAAGGGTCACTGGTTCGGGAAGTCACTGCGGGAGGAGAGCTCGCCGAACAGGTATTCCGTGAAGTGGGTGATATCCAATCCGGGGGATCTGTGGCAACCACCGCTTTTGATATGTTGCGCTTTATGGGATTTACCTCTGTGTATTTTCTTGGCCAAGACTTGGCATACTCTGGAAGAGAAATCCATTCCACGGGAACCCATCATAATGAAAAATGGCTCACCCTACTTGGTCGAAAGAATAGTTTAGAACGAATCAATGAAGTCATCATTCGGAAAAGGGAAACTCGTTTTGTACCAAGAGCTGGGGGAAAAGGATCTGTTCTTACCGATTATGTTTTGGATTTGTACAGACACTGGTTTGTAGAGTCAGCAAGTTCAGTAAGTGAAATGCAACTTTTCAACGTAAATGAAGATGGGGCAGAAATATCCGGAATCCAGACCCTTACTCCGGAAAAAGCCAAGGAGAAATTAACTGGGACTCCAAACCATAACTACCCTTGGAGAGAACTTTCCATTTGGAAATTAGATTCTATGGAGGAAAGTGGAATCGAAAAAACATTCGCAAACCAATTCCCGTCCCCCAAGGCAAAAAAGGAAAATACAAAAAGACAAATAGAAGCTCCGTCCGTCTTACACCCCCAAGGTTCAGAAAACCTATACCGAAGGATCCAAAAAGATTTAGAATTTATGGAAGATGGTTTGAAAAAGTTTGAAGAAACAACGCCAGACCAAGCTTTCCAAGAATCAGATCTTTGGATTTGGATGCGGGAAGAGTCGTATTTGCGAAGGATGGTGCGTAAAACAGAAATCTATATTTTACGTCATAAGGATTTGGAACTCGGGCGCAAAAACCAACTCATGATCCAATCCATCAAAAAAGAAATCAGATATTTAAAACGAAGTCTTTATCCAATGATGGATTCATTTCCTGAAAAAGGATGA